One genomic window of Pecten maximus chromosome 3, xPecMax1.1, whole genome shotgun sequence includes the following:
- the LOC117324544 gene encoding uncharacterized protein LOC117324544 yields the protein MVLPSSYPKYAYRTSISKSVKRTNSDNTANNSVKTEDDNKKKVLHKFWRSLTPQSAQRNIPKSPDGRQATRVRLPLRPEIHIPKIMLTPPEDHAGDVVHQRHAVVQRYNIYSDSFQVNRHEDRLNTSTPKSLRPWTNGVQPGDVRIKSDSIKVQSGFLGSQLKQTPKRPVRSSGRYLYRRQTPRITQNNDERNIDSVTVSETDLRHTRKWDTCSDCAHEDLTQNSVSCSELHDVHRKDEHSSHGVDLSTESDVDTVYAIFAPENDKQSSTKFVRICDSAETCLSDYSENEILYNDSCVGFQDVDLSIDPTTLSSLSDDWFL from the coding sequence atggTGCTCCCTTCAAGTTATCCCAAGTATGCATACCGTACATCAATATCCAAATCTGTTAAAAGGACCAATTCCGATAATACTGCAAACAACTCCGTGAAAACAGAAGATGACAACAAGAAAAAAGTTCTGCATAAATTTTGGCGATCTTTGACACCACAGTCAGCACAGAGGAATATACCCAAATCCCCAGATGGAAGACAGGCAACGAGAGTCCGTTTACCATTACGACCTGAAATCCACATTCCTAAAATTATGTTAACACCACCAGAAGACCACGCTGGGGATGTAGTTCATCAGAGGCATGCAGTTGTTCAACGTTACAACATTTACTCAGATTCATTCCAGGTAAATCGACATGAAGATAGGCTGAACACTTCTACACCGAAGTCGTTGCGGCCTTGGACGAACGGGGTACAACCAGGAGACGTCAGGATAAAGTCAGACTCTATCAAGGTCCAAAGTGGCTTTCTGGGATCACAGCTTAAACAAACACCGAAAAGACCAGTACGATCGTCTGGTCGTTACTTGTATAGACGACAAACGCCTAGAATCACACAGAATAATGACGAGAGGAACATTGACTCGGTTACCGTGTCTGAAACGGATTTACGACATACCAGAAAGTGGGACACTTGTTCGGACTGCGCACATGAAGATTTGACCCAGAATTCCGTTTCCTGTTCCGAGTTACATGATGTCCATAGAAAGGATGAACATTCTTCTCACGGCGTTGATTTATCAACAGAATCTGACGTTGACACGGTGTATGCAATATTTGCACCtgaaaatgataaacaatcttcTACAAAATTTGTTAGGATCTGTGATTCGGCAGAAACTTGTTTGAGTGACTACTCGGAGAATgagatattatataatgattcGTGTGTAGGATTTCAGGATGTTGATTTGAGCATTGATCCAACAACTCTCTCGTCATTGAGTGACGACTGGTTTCTTTGA